In the genome of Pseudomonas sp. LBUM920, one region contains:
- a CDS encoding OmpA family protein, producing MSPMIRGLSCVVLLGSAALGGCASQPNSEQALQQAGTDFQKVKEDANVLRFAPKDVIRAGESLARADRLSSYWGSGADVVHYAYLSQRYSAIAREHTEQGLNAERGTKLELERQRLQLALRENKLASVQQQGKWLEEQIASLTTTQTDRGLVMTLGDVLFDTGEAQLENSANRTVLKIVQFLQLNPKRVVRIEGYTDNTGGEQENLKLSRDRAQSVADVLMDLGIDEKRIQVEGYGDQYPVEANASERGRAQNRRVEIVFSDEKGQLGAAR from the coding sequence ATGAGCCCGATGATCCGTGGTTTGAGTTGTGTCGTGCTGCTGGGCAGCGCCGCCCTGGGTGGTTGCGCCAGCCAACCGAACAGCGAGCAGGCCTTGCAACAGGCCGGCACTGATTTCCAGAAGGTCAAGGAAGACGCCAATGTGCTGCGCTTTGCACCCAAGGACGTCATTCGCGCCGGTGAGTCCCTGGCGCGCGCCGATCGTTTGTCCAGCTACTGGGGCAGCGGTGCCGACGTGGTGCATTACGCTTACCTGAGCCAGCGTTACAGTGCGATCGCCCGCGAACACACCGAACAGGGCCTCAACGCCGAGCGCGGCACCAAGCTCGAATTGGAACGCCAGCGCCTGCAGCTGGCGCTGCGCGAAAACAAACTTGCCAGCGTGCAGCAACAGGGCAAGTGGCTCGAAGAGCAAATCGCCAGCCTGACCACCACCCAGACTGATCGCGGCCTGGTGATGACCCTCGGCGATGTGTTGTTCGACACCGGCGAAGCGCAATTGGAAAACTCGGCCAACCGCACGGTGTTGAAGATTGTGCAGTTCCTGCAACTGAACCCCAAGCGCGTGGTGCGCATCGAGGGCTACACCGACAACACCGGTGGCGAGCAGGAAAACCTGAAGCTGTCGCGCGACCGTGCGCAATCGGTGGCCGACGTGCTGATGGACCTGGGGATCGATGAAAAGCGTATCCAGGTCGAAGGCTATGGCGACCAGTACCCGGTCGAAGCCAACGCCTCCGAACGTGGCCGCGCGCAGAACCGTCGGGTGGAAATTGTGTTCTCCGATGAAAAGGGCCAGCTGGGCGCTGCCCGCTAA